A part of Pseudoalteromonas arctica A 37-1-2 genomic DNA contains:
- the rplV gene encoding 50S ribosomal protein L22 — protein sequence MQALAKHKFASGSAQKARLVADQIRGLPVDRALEILAYSPKKAAVLVKKVLESAIANAEHNEGADIDELRITTIFVDDGPTMKRIMPRAKGRADRILKRTSHITVMVSDS from the coding sequence ATGCAAGCATTAGCTAAACATAAATTCGCCTCTGGTTCGGCGCAAAAAGCACGTCTAGTTGCAGATCAGATCCGCGGGTTACCTGTAGATCGCGCACTAGAAATCCTGGCGTACAGCCCGAAGAAAGCGGCTGTATTAGTTAAGAAAGTACTTGAGTCTGCTATTGCTAACGCAGAGCATAACGAAGGTGCTGACATTGATGAGCTTCGTATAACAACGATCTTTGTGGACGATGGTCCTACAATGAAACGTATTATGCCTCGTGCTAAAGGACGCGCAGACCGCATCCTTAAGCGTACAAGCCATATCACTGTTATGGTTTCAGATAGCTAG
- the rplP gene encoding 50S ribosomal protein L16: MLQPKRTKFRKMHKGRNRGLAQNGNKVSFGTFGLKATGRGRMTARQIEAARRAMTRHVKRQGKIWIRVFPDKPITEKPLEVRMGKGKGSVEYWVAEIQPGKVLYEMEGVSEELAREAFDLAARKLPFKTTFVTRTVM; the protein is encoded by the coding sequence ATGTTACAGCCAAAACGTACAAAATTCCGTAAAATGCACAAAGGCCGCAACCGCGGTTTAGCGCAAAACGGTAACAAAGTAAGCTTCGGTACTTTCGGATTGAAAGCAACTGGCCGTGGCCGTATGACTGCTCGTCAAATCGAAGCAGCTCGTCGTGCTATGACGCGTCACGTGAAACGTCAAGGTAAAATCTGGATTCGTGTCTTCCCTGACAAACCGATTACAGAAAAACCTCTTGAAGTTCGTATGGGTAAAGGTAAAGGTTCTGTTGAATATTGGGTTGCTGAAATTCAGCCTGGTAAAGTACTTTACGAAATGGAAGGTGTTTCAGAAGAGCTTGCTCGTGAAGCATTCGACCTTGCTGCTCGTAAATTGCCATTCAAAACAACTTTCGTAACTCGGACGGTAATGTGA
- the rpsC gene encoding 30S ribosomal protein S3, with protein sequence MGQKVHPTGIRLGISKPWVSTWYASSKDFSAQLFGDHKVRTFLTKELKTASVSKIVIERPAKSIRVTIHTARPGVVIGKKGEDVEKLRQAVTKIAGVPAQINISEVRKPELDAQLVADGIASQLERRVMFRRAMKRSVQNAMRIGSKGIKVEVSGRLGGAEIARSEWYREGRVPLHTLRADIDYATSEALTTYGIIGVKVWIFKGEVIGGLPLVQEQEKPAKRAPKKAKKSAK encoded by the coding sequence ATGGGACAAAAAGTTCATCCTACTGGTATTCGCCTAGGTATATCTAAACCTTGGGTTTCTACCTGGTACGCGAGTTCAAAAGATTTCTCTGCACAGCTTTTTGGCGATCACAAAGTTCGTACATTCCTTACTAAGGAATTGAAAACGGCTTCTGTGTCTAAAATCGTTATTGAGCGTCCAGCAAAATCAATCCGTGTAACAATTCATACGGCTCGTCCGGGTGTTGTTATCGGTAAAAAAGGCGAAGACGTAGAAAAATTACGTCAAGCGGTAACTAAAATCGCTGGTGTACCTGCTCAGATTAATATCTCTGAAGTACGTAAACCAGAACTAGATGCACAACTAGTAGCAGACGGCATTGCCTCTCAACTAGAACGTCGTGTTATGTTCCGTCGCGCTATGAAGCGTTCGGTACAAAATGCAATGCGCATCGGTTCTAAAGGGATTAAAGTTGAAGTTAGCGGTCGTCTTGGCGGCGCTGAAATCGCACGTTCAGAATGGTATCGTGAAGGTCGTGTACCTCTACATACTCTTCGTGCTGATATCGATTACGCAACTTCTGAAGCCTTAACCACTTATGGTATCATTGGTGTTAAAGTTTGGATCTTCAAAGGCGAAGTTATTGGTGGTTTACCACTAGTACAAGAGCAAGAGAAGCCAGCTAAACGCGCACCAAAGAAAGCCAAGAAAAGTGCTAAGTAG
- the rpsS gene encoding 30S ribosomal protein S19 — MPRSLKKGPFIDLHLLKKVEKALESGEKKPIKTWSRRSMIIPNMIGLTIAVHNGRQHVPVFVSDEMIGHKLGEFAPTRTYRGHAADKKAKKR; from the coding sequence ATGCCACGCTCTCTCAAGAAGGGTCCTTTTATAGACCTACACTTGCTGAAGAAGGTAGAGAAAGCTTTGGAAAGCGGTGAGAAAAAGCCAATTAAAACTTGGAGCCGTCGTTCAATGATCATACCTAACATGATCGGATTGACCATTGCTGTCCATAATGGTCGCCAGCACGTACCAGTTTTCGTTTCTGACGAAATGATCGGTCACAAACTAGGTGAATTTGCACCAACTCGCACTTACCGTGGCCATGCTGCGGATAAGAAAGCGAAGAAACGATAA